One window of Papaver somniferum cultivar HN1 chromosome 9, ASM357369v1, whole genome shotgun sequence genomic DNA carries:
- the LOC113312531 gene encoding nucleolar transcription factor 1-like, producing the protein MVTSSSSDYDYSSSSSEEYSKISAAKSRAKEIINSMPLDDLKVTRDELLKRKAREEIIADYREKRRRIQRKTLEAEEKLGSRPDGVASDSDAEEEEPVWEPMERRSKPYPPHKEIERLVKADLQDERDEEDHRDEIYGDLEEEKFPSSDSDSEKESEEDSMNDDDDDDEYDDSDD; encoded by the coding sequence atggtgacttccagcagcagtgattatgattattctTCTAGCTCTTCTGAAGAGTATTCCAAGATTTCTGCGGCCAAATCACGTGCTAAGGAGATAATAAATAGCATGCCTCTCGATGATCTGAAAGTTACTCGTGATGAGCTCTTGAAGAGGAAAGCTAGGGAGGAGATAATAGCTGATTATCGGGAGAAAAGGCGTAGAATCCAGCGGAAAACACTAGAAGCTGAGGAGAAACTCggatctcgtcctgatggtgtagCCTCAGACTCAGATGCCGAAGAAGAGGAACCCGTGTGGGAGCCAATGGAACGCAGAAGTAAGCCATATCCACCGCACAAGGAGATTGAGCGACTGGTTAAGGCTGATCTCCAAGATGAACGTGATGAAGAGGACCACCGGGATGAAATATATGGTGATCTCGAGGAGGAAAAATTCCCTAGTTCGGACAGTGATTCCGAGAAAGAGTCTGAAGAGGATTCCatgaacgatgatgatgatgacgatgaataCGACGATTCTGACGATTAG